The Candidatus Margulisiibacteriota bacterium region ACCGTGGTTGATATCACGGGTTTATTTCTTTATTTCAATACTGCTCGAATAATTCTAGGGATTTAAAAGCTTTTTGTTTGATGTTTTCTTGTTAAAACACCAGCAACTATAACCGTTTATATTCTCCAGCTTCTCTTTATTAATTCCATCTAGCAATAACCTGTTTGGTTTTAAAAAGTTAGTACGCTATAATCTTTATAAATTAATACAAGTTACAGGGATGGTGTTATTATGAAAAAAAATATAAAAAACAATGTTGACTGGGTAGGTAAAATTGATTGGGAACTACAGAGTTTTCACGGGGATGAACTATCAACTCACAAAGGCTCCACCTACAATTCTTACTTAATTAAAGAAGAAAAAACAGTATTAATCGACACTGTTTGGTTGCCTTTTGCGGATGAATTTGTTCAAAACTTATCCACAGAAGTTGATTTGAAAAAAATTGATTTTATTATAATGAATCATGGAGAAGTGGACCATAGCGGAGCCCTTACAGCTTTGATGGAAAAAATTCCTAATACTCCCATTTACTGCACCGCAAACTCAATCAAATCATTAAAGGGCCAATATCACAAAGATTGGAATTTTAAAGAAGTAAAAACAGGTGACAGTCTGGACATTGGAAACGGCAAACAATTGATATTTATTGAAATGAAAATGCTACATTGGCCGGACAGCATGGCAACGTATCTTACAAAAGACAATATACTGTTCAGTAATGATGCTTTTGGTCAGCACTTTGCAAACGACCAGCTCTTTAACGATTTAGTAGACCAATGTGATCTTTTTAATGAAGCAATGAAGTATTATGCCAACATTTTAACGCCTTTCAGTGCAATCTTAACAAAGAAAATTGATGAAATTTTATCATTAAAACTACCAATCGACATTATTGCCACAAGCCATGGAGTAATCTGGAGAGATAACCCAACACAAATTATTGAAAAGTATGCTGAGTGGGCGAATAATTATCAAGAAAACCAAATTACTATTATTTACAATACGATGTGGAATGGCACAAGAACACTAGCCGAGCAAATAGCAGAAGGAATCCGCTCTGTCGATTCAGATGTAGTTATAAAAATTTATAATCATGCAAGAAGTGATGATAATGATTTGATTACTGAAGTGTTCAGGTCGAAAACTGTCATCTTTGGCTCGCCCACTGTTTCTAATAGCATCTTACATTCCATGGCAGGACTCGTTCATTTAGTCAAAGAAATGAAGTTTAAAGGGAAAAAGGCAGCAGCTTTTGGATGTTACGGATGGAGTGGAGAATCAGTAAAGGTGCTAAATGATTCATTGTCTGAGGCAGGCTTTGAAGTTATTAATGAGGGATTAAAAAACCAGTGGAACCCTGATGAAAATGCAAAAGAATTAGCGAGAGAACTAGGGAAAACGATAGCAAAAGCTTAAACCTTGATTGATTTTTTGGCTTTTTCTTTTTCTACTGTTTTAACCTCAAAATCAGTATCCTTTAATGCCCATTCCATTATATAGCCAATTATAATGAACAAAGGTAACGTGAAAAGAGTTCTTAAAAGAGTAAACTTTAAGCCTAAAAAACCTATTTCAAAAGAAAGCATTGGTATTTTTAATGTTGAAAAAGCTCCTAAATAAATAAAAATATTTTTTATGCTAGATCCTTTTTTCCACAATAACGCTGCTACAGGAAAAGCACCATACAATGGTCCAGCTTGAAACATCGCAAGTAATACAACAAGAAACATCCCCTTAATTCCAGACTCTTTGTTAATATGTTTTTCAACTTTTTCTTTTGGAAACCAAACATCAATTAATCCAACTAAAACGAACATTAAGGGAAGGAACATAATCATTTCTCGAAAGAACATCCAAAAGTTATTTAAAATAATTACTAATGCATTCATAAAAAGAACCTCATCAAAAAACCGATTATAATGGCCGCAATAAAGCTAAGTACGTTGCGAATGATACTAGACCTCCAACCGAAGTATTTTGCTTCTATTGGCAATGTTAAAACTCCAACCATCATCAGAGTAGTAATAAACACCGCTAAAATCTGATAAGAAACACCGCTTTTTAATAAAACATTAGCTAAAGGATAAGCGACGAAGCCAGGGATTAAAGAAATCGCACCTATAATGCCCGCTACAAAAAAACTAATCCAGCCAGATCCATAACCTAAAAAACTGGAAATAGTTTCTTTAGGAAAAATCCACAAGAGAACACTAACCAAGATAAGAATATAAATTAAAGCCGGTAAAATTCCAGCAAACATTTTAAGTCCCTTGCGAATTCCTTGCAAAGTTTTCTCTCTATCTTTAAAGAAAGAGAGACCTATCCCCAATATTGTTAAAACCATTAATGTCTTCATTTTTCAGAATTCATTTTAAAGTTAGAACCACTTCTTGTAAATCTAATAATATAAAACCACTTGCAGGATTTATATAAAACCAGTACCCTAATAATATGAATTTAATGGAATTATTATCAAAATATCAAGTAAAACTCATTGAAATATCAATTCAAATATTTTTTGTTGTTCTCTTTGCTCTTATCGCCTTAAAAATAGTTCGGGTTATAGGAAAAACCATTCAAAAAATAGTTGTTTCTGGTGTGGAAAAAATAAACCACGAAGAAATGCTAGAGTTCCAAAAAAGAGTTTCTACTATTAAGGGGCTATTAACTGCTACCGCCGATGCCATTATTTATGCAACTATAATTTTCTTTTTTCTTGGTAAAATCGGCATAGATGTTAGGCCTATTCTGGCTGGTGCTGGAATTTTAGGTTTAGCCGTAGGCTTTGGTGCTCAAGAACTAGTTAGAGACATGATTTCTGGTATGTTTATAATCTTTGAGAATCAAATCAGAAAACGCGACGTAGCCATTATTAATGGAACCGGAGGATTGGTTGAAAAAATAGGATTAAGAACAACTGTCTTAAGAGATGTCTCCGGAGTTGTCCATATTTTTCAAAACGGAAAAATAAATTCATTATCAAATGTTACTAAAGAATGGTCTGCAATGGTGTTTGATATAGGCGTAGCCTATAAAGAAAATATTGCTGAAGTCATGAAAGTTATGCAAAAAGTTGGAGACGACCTAGCAAAAGACCCCAAATTCAAAAAAGATATCCTCGAACCACTAGAGGTTATGGGCTTAGATAAATTTGCTGATAGTGCAATTATAATAAAAGCTAGAATCAAAACAAAACCTATAATGCAATGGACGGTTGGTAGAGAATATCGACTCAGATTAAAAGAAGCTTTTGATGCAAAGGGCATTGAAATTCCATTTCCACACTTAAGCCTTTATTGGGGATCAAATAGTGACCCCTTTAAAGTAAACACCAAATAATTAAAAAACATTTATCTAACCTTTAGAACAATCAAATATTTATTCCATATGCTTCATATAAAGACTTCTCTAAAGAATTGCCTTCTGAGAGTAACCTAATAAACCTAACAGTATCAATACCTTCAGCCCCTTGGCTCTCAGCCTCTACCACAACCCCAAAGAAGAACTCTCCTGCAAAATAACCAATTTCCTTTTCTAAGTCACTACCTTTTAGCCCAATTGCATTGAAATCATTAACAATCAATAAATAGTCTTTTTTAATTGCAGGATTCTTGCCATCTACAACATTCCTATAAAAAGCTCTTCCAATTTCATACTCCTTAAACATACTGCTAACCTTGCCTAATTGCTTAAAAGAATA contains the following coding sequences:
- a CDS encoding anaerobic nitric oxide reductase flavorubredoxin, with amino-acid sequence MKKNIKNNVDWVGKIDWELQSFHGDELSTHKGSTYNSYLIKEEKTVLIDTVWLPFADEFVQNLSTEVDLKKIDFIIMNHGEVDHSGALTALMEKIPNTPIYCTANSIKSLKGQYHKDWNFKEVKTGDSLDIGNGKQLIFIEMKMLHWPDSMATYLTKDNILFSNDAFGQHFANDQLFNDLVDQCDLFNEAMKYYANILTPFSAILTKKIDEILSLKLPIDIIATSHGVIWRDNPTQIIEKYAEWANNYQENQITIIYNTMWNGTRTLAEQIAEGIRSVDSDVVIKIYNHARSDDNDLITEVFRSKTVIFGSPTVSNSILHSMAGLVHLVKEMKFKGKKAAAFGCYGWSGESVKVLNDSLSEAGFEVINEGLKNQWNPDENAKELARELGKTIAKA
- a CDS encoding permease, with amino-acid sequence MNALVIILNNFWMFFREMIMFLPLMFVLVGLIDVWFPKEKVEKHINKESGIKGMFLVVLLAMFQAGPLYGAFPVAALLWKKGSSIKNIFIYLGAFSTLKIPMLSFEIGFLGLKFTLLRTLFTLPLFIIIGYIMEWALKDTDFEVKTVEKEKAKKSIKV
- a CDS encoding permease, with the protein product MVLTILGIGLSFFKDREKTLQGIRKGLKMFAGILPALIYILILVSVLLWIFPKETISSFLGYGSGWISFFVAGIIGAISLIPGFVAYPLANVLLKSGVSYQILAVFITTLMMVGVLTLPIEAKYFGWRSSIIRNVLSFIAAIIIGFLMRFFL
- a CDS encoding mechanosensitive ion channel family protein; this translates as MELLSKYQVKLIEISIQIFFVVLFALIALKIVRVIGKTIQKIVVSGVEKINHEEMLEFQKRVSTIKGLLTATADAIIYATIIFFFLGKIGIDVRPILAGAGILGLAVGFGAQELVRDMISGMFIIFENQIRKRDVAIINGTGGLVEKIGLRTTVLRDVSGVVHIFQNGKINSLSNVTKEWSAMVFDIGVAYKENIAEVMKVMQKVGDDLAKDPKFKKDILEPLEVMGLDKFADSAIIIKARIKTKPIMQWTVGREYRLRLKEAFDAKGIEIPFPHLSLYWGSNSDPFKVNTK